One Triplophysa rosa linkage group LG9, Trosa_1v2, whole genome shotgun sequence genomic window carries:
- the loxl3b gene encoding lysyl oxidase homolog 3B isoform X2 translates to MEQSYWCRHIVVFLLSAWIPSCFAQTTPPVRSNPTPTSQTEGPESLKFRLSGFPRKHNEGRIEVFYKDEWGTICDDDFSLANAHVLCRQLGFVSATGWAHSAKYGKGTGKIWLDNVQCSGSERSISVCKSRGWGNSDCTHDEDAGVICKDERLPGFKDSNVIEVQVDENRVEEVRLRPVVTAKRMPITEGVVEVKNKDGWAQICDSGWTPKNSHVVCGMMGFPHERKVNKNFYKLYAERQKNHFLVHSVACLGTEVHLAACPLDFNYGNATKTCPGGMPAVVSCVPGPLYTQNSAMKKKLKVSSSVRLKGGVRQSEGRVEVLKGSEWGTVCDDRWNLQSASVVCRELGFGSAKEALTGARMGQGLGPIHMNEVQCTGHERSLWNCRYKNISAEDCKHTEVAAVRCNVPYMGYEKTVRLSGGRSQYEGRVEVRVGQHWGSVCSEGWTTKEAMVACRQLGLGFSMHAITETWYWDSSNVTDMVMSGVKCTGDEMSLSQCQRHKTVTCQKMAARFAAGVICSETASDLVLNAPLVQQTVYIEDRPLHMLYCAAEEDCLSKSAAKANWPYGHRRLLRFSSQIHNVGRADFRPKAGRHSWVWHACHGHYHSMDIFTHYDLLSANGTKVAEGHKASFCLEDTDCEEGVSKRYECANFGEQGITVGCWDLYRHDIDCQWLDITDVKPGNYILQVVINPNYEVSESDFTNNAMKCNCKYDGNRVWVHNCHIGDAFSEEAERKFEKYPGQLNNQIS, encoded by the exons ATGGAACAGTCTTATTGGTGTAGACACATTGTTGTCTTCTTACTCAGTGCTTGgatcccatcatgctttgcccAAACCACACCCCCAGTGCGCTCAAACCCCACACCAACGTCTCAGACAGAGGGACCAGAGAGTCTGAAGTTTCGTCTGTCTGGTTTTCCCAGGAAACACAATGAGGGTCGAATTGAGGTGTTTTATAAAGACGAGTGGGGGACAATCTGTGATGATGACTTCTCATTAGCCAATGCCCACGTCCTCTGTCGCCAGCTTGGGTTTGTCTCCGCTACAGGCTGGGCACACAGTGCCAAGTATGGCAAGGGCACAG gtaAGATTTGGCTTGACAATGTGCAATGCAGTGGAAGTGAAAGAAGTATATCAGTGTGTAAGTCTCGTGGGTGGGGCAACAGTGACTGTACACATGATGAAGATGCGGGAGTGATCTGTAAAGATGAGAGGCTGCCTGGATTCAAAGACTCTAATGTGATAGAG GTGCAAGTGGACGAGAATAGAGTGGAGGAGGTCCGTTTGCGTCCAGTCGTCACAGCTAAGCGTATGCCGATCACAGAGGGGGTAGTAGAAGTCAAGAATAAGGATGGGTGGGCTCAGATCTGCGACAGCGGCTGGACCCCCAAAAATTCACACGTGGTTTGTGGCATGATGGGATTCCCCCATGAGAGGAAGGTCAACAAAAACTTTTACAA GCTGTATGCTGAGCGGCAGAAGAATCACTTCCTGGTTCACTCGGTGGCATGTTTGGGTACAGAGGTGCATTTAGCTGCGTGTCCTCTGGACTTTAACTATGGCAATGCCACAAAGACGTGCCCTGGGGGTATGCCGGCTGTGGTCAGCTGCGTACCTGGTCCACTCTACACACAGAACAGCGCAATGAAGAAGAAACTCAAAGTTTCG TCTTCTGTACGTCTAAAGGGTGGAGTGAGACAGAGCGAGGGCCGTGTTGAAGTATTAAAGGGTAGTGAATGGGGGACGGTATGTGATGATCGCTGGAACCTGCAGTCTGCCAGCGTGGTGTGCAGAGAGCTGGGATTCGGCTCTGCCAAAGAAGCCCTGACAGGTGCGCGCATGGGACAAG GTTTGGGGCCCATCCACATGAATGAGGTCCAGTGCACTGGCCATGAGCGTTCACTTTGGAACTGCCGCTATAAAAACATCTCGGCTGAGGACTGCAAACACACAGAGGTTGCAGCGGTCCGCTGTAATGTCCCATATATGGGCTATGAGAAGACG GTGCGTCTGTCAGGTGGGCGTTCGCAGTATGAAGGGCGAGTGGAGGTGCGGGTGGGGCAACATTGGGGCAGTGTATGCAGTGAGGGATGGACCACCAAAGAAGCCATGGTGGCATGCAGGCAGCTAGGGCTGGGTTTCAGCATGCATGCTATTACA GAAACGTGGTATTGGGACAGCAGTAATGTGACAGACATGGTCATGAGTGGAGTGAAATGCACTGGagatgagatgtctctcagcCAATGTCAACGCCACAAAACTGTTACCTGCCAGAAAATGGCCGCTCGGTTTGCAGCAGGAGTCATCTGCTCAGAGA CTGCATCTGATCTTGTGTTGAATGCACCTCTAGTGCAGCAGACAGTGTATATAGAGGACAGGCCGTTACACATGCTGTATTGTGCGGCAGAAGAGGACTGTCTATCCAAGAGCGCAGCCAAAGCTAACTGGCCTTACGGTCACCGTCGTCTACTCCGCTTCTCATCACAGATACATAATGTTGGCCGAGCTGACTTCAGACCCAAAGCTGGTCGTCACTCTTGGGTCTGGCACGCATGTCACGG GCATTATCATAGTATGGATATCTTTACACACTATGACCTGCTGTCTGCCAATGGCACTAAGGTAGCAGAAGGACACAAAGCCAGTTTCTGCCTGGAAGACACAGACTGTGAAGAGG GTGTTTCTAAGAGATATGAGTGTGCTAACTTTGGTGAGCAAGGCATCACAGTGGGATGCTGGGATTTGTATCGCCATGACATTGATTGCCAGTGGCTCGACATTACTGATGTTAAACCAGGAAATTATATCCTTCAG gTTGTGATCAATCCTAATTATGAGGTTTCTGAGAGTGACTTCACAAACAATGCCATGAAATGTAATTGCAAATATGATGGCAACAGAGTCTGGGTTCATAACTGCCATATTG GTGATGCTTTCAGTGAAGAGGCTGAGAGAAAGTTTGAGAAATACCCTGGACAACTCAACAACCAGATCTCATAA
- the loxl3b gene encoding lysyl oxidase homolog 3B isoform X1, translating into MEQSYWCRHIVVFLLSAWIPSCFAQTTPPVRSNPTPTSQTEGPESLKFRLSGFPRKHNEGRIEVFYKDEWGTICDDDFSLANAHVLCRQLGFVSATGWAHSAKYGKGTGKIWLDNVQCSGSERSISVCKSRGWGNSDCTHDEDAGVICKDERLPGFKDSNVIEVQVDENRVEEVRLRPVVTAKRMPITEGVVEVKNKDGWAQICDSGWTPKNSHVVCGMMGFPHERKVNKNFYKLYAERQKNHFLVHSVACLGTEVHLAACPLDFNYGNATKTCPGGMPAVVSCVPGPLYTQNSAMKKKLKVSSSVRLKGGVRQSEGRVEVLKGSEWGTVCDDRWNLQSASVVCRELGFGSAKEALTGARMGQGLGPIHMNEVQCTGHERSLWNCRYKNISAEDCKHTEVAAVRCNVPYMGYEKTVRILGGRTRYEGRVEVLHTETNGTELWGLICGEGWGTEEAMVVCRQLGLGYANHGLQETWYWDSSNVTDMVMSGVKCTGDEMSLSQCQRHKTVTCQKMAARFAAGVICSETASDLVLNAPLVQQTVYIEDRPLHMLYCAAEEDCLSKSAAKANWPYGHRRLLRFSSQIHNVGRADFRPKAGRHSWVWHACHGHYHSMDIFTHYDLLSANGTKVAEGHKASFCLEDTDCEEGVSKRYECANFGEQGITVGCWDLYRHDIDCQWLDITDVKPGNYILQVVINPNYEVSESDFTNNAMKCNCKYDGNRVWVHNCHIGDAFSEEAERKFEKYPGQLNNQIS; encoded by the exons ATGGAACAGTCTTATTGGTGTAGACACATTGTTGTCTTCTTACTCAGTGCTTGgatcccatcatgctttgcccAAACCACACCCCCAGTGCGCTCAAACCCCACACCAACGTCTCAGACAGAGGGACCAGAGAGTCTGAAGTTTCGTCTGTCTGGTTTTCCCAGGAAACACAATGAGGGTCGAATTGAGGTGTTTTATAAAGACGAGTGGGGGACAATCTGTGATGATGACTTCTCATTAGCCAATGCCCACGTCCTCTGTCGCCAGCTTGGGTTTGTCTCCGCTACAGGCTGGGCACACAGTGCCAAGTATGGCAAGGGCACAG gtaAGATTTGGCTTGACAATGTGCAATGCAGTGGAAGTGAAAGAAGTATATCAGTGTGTAAGTCTCGTGGGTGGGGCAACAGTGACTGTACACATGATGAAGATGCGGGAGTGATCTGTAAAGATGAGAGGCTGCCTGGATTCAAAGACTCTAATGTGATAGAG GTGCAAGTGGACGAGAATAGAGTGGAGGAGGTCCGTTTGCGTCCAGTCGTCACAGCTAAGCGTATGCCGATCACAGAGGGGGTAGTAGAAGTCAAGAATAAGGATGGGTGGGCTCAGATCTGCGACAGCGGCTGGACCCCCAAAAATTCACACGTGGTTTGTGGCATGATGGGATTCCCCCATGAGAGGAAGGTCAACAAAAACTTTTACAA GCTGTATGCTGAGCGGCAGAAGAATCACTTCCTGGTTCACTCGGTGGCATGTTTGGGTACAGAGGTGCATTTAGCTGCGTGTCCTCTGGACTTTAACTATGGCAATGCCACAAAGACGTGCCCTGGGGGTATGCCGGCTGTGGTCAGCTGCGTACCTGGTCCACTCTACACACAGAACAGCGCAATGAAGAAGAAACTCAAAGTTTCG TCTTCTGTACGTCTAAAGGGTGGAGTGAGACAGAGCGAGGGCCGTGTTGAAGTATTAAAGGGTAGTGAATGGGGGACGGTATGTGATGATCGCTGGAACCTGCAGTCTGCCAGCGTGGTGTGCAGAGAGCTGGGATTCGGCTCTGCCAAAGAAGCCCTGACAGGTGCGCGCATGGGACAAG GTTTGGGGCCCATCCACATGAATGAGGTCCAGTGCACTGGCCATGAGCGTTCACTTTGGAACTGCCGCTATAAAAACATCTCGGCTGAGGACTGCAAACACACAGAGGTTGCAGCGGTCCGCTGTAATGTCCCATATATGGGCTATGAGAAGACG GTGCGCATCTTAGGGGGGCGAACGCGCTATGAGGGCCGGGTGGAGGTGTTACATACTGAGACTAACGGAACCGAGCTCTGGGGCCTGATCTGTGGAGAAGGCTGGGGCACTGAAGAGGCCATGGTTGTGTGCAGGCAGCTGGGCCTCGGGTACGCCAACCATGGCCTACAA GAAACGTGGTATTGGGACAGCAGTAATGTGACAGACATGGTCATGAGTGGAGTGAAATGCACTGGagatgagatgtctctcagcCAATGTCAACGCCACAAAACTGTTACCTGCCAGAAAATGGCCGCTCGGTTTGCAGCAGGAGTCATCTGCTCAGAGA CTGCATCTGATCTTGTGTTGAATGCACCTCTAGTGCAGCAGACAGTGTATATAGAGGACAGGCCGTTACACATGCTGTATTGTGCGGCAGAAGAGGACTGTCTATCCAAGAGCGCAGCCAAAGCTAACTGGCCTTACGGTCACCGTCGTCTACTCCGCTTCTCATCACAGATACATAATGTTGGCCGAGCTGACTTCAGACCCAAAGCTGGTCGTCACTCTTGGGTCTGGCACGCATGTCACGG GCATTATCATAGTATGGATATCTTTACACACTATGACCTGCTGTCTGCCAATGGCACTAAGGTAGCAGAAGGACACAAAGCCAGTTTCTGCCTGGAAGACACAGACTGTGAAGAGG GTGTTTCTAAGAGATATGAGTGTGCTAACTTTGGTGAGCAAGGCATCACAGTGGGATGCTGGGATTTGTATCGCCATGACATTGATTGCCAGTGGCTCGACATTACTGATGTTAAACCAGGAAATTATATCCTTCAG gTTGTGATCAATCCTAATTATGAGGTTTCTGAGAGTGACTTCACAAACAATGCCATGAAATGTAATTGCAAATATGATGGCAACAGAGTCTGGGTTCATAACTGCCATATTG GTGATGCTTTCAGTGAAGAGGCTGAGAGAAAGTTTGAGAAATACCCTGGACAACTCAACAACCAGATCTCATAA
- the loxl3b gene encoding lysyl oxidase homolog 3B isoform X3: protein MEQSYWCRHIVVFLLSAWIPSCFAQTTPPVRSNPTPTSQTEGPESLKFRLSGFPRKHNEGRIEVFYKDEWGTICDDDFSLANAHVLCRQLGFVSATGWAHSAKYGKGTGKIWLDNVQCSGSERSISVCKSRGWGNSDCTHDEDAGVICKDERLPGFKDSNVIEVQVDENRVEEVRLRPVVTAKRMPITEGVVEVKNKDGWAQICDSGWTPKNSHVVCGMMGFPHERKVNKNFYKHLRKRSADPKAKVKVTAARLEPNAKTITKTSSRSKPGKSAAAERLYAERQKNHFLVHSVACLGTEVHLAACPLDFNYGNATKTCPGGMPAVVSCVPGPLYTQNSAMKKKLKVSSSVRLKGGVRQSEGRVEVLKGSEWGTVCDDRWNLQSASVVCRELGFGSAKEALTGARMGQGLGPIHMNEVQCTGHERSLWNCRYKNISAEDCKHTEVAAVRCNVPYMGYEKTVRILGGRTRYEGRVEVLHTETNGTELWGLICGEGWGTEEAMVVCRQLGLGYANHGLQVRLSGGRSQYEGRVEVRVGQHWGSVCSEGWTTKEAMVACRQLGLGFSMHAITETWYWDSSNVTDMVMSGVKCTGDEMSLSQCQRHKTVTCQKMAARFAAGVICSETASDLVLNAPLVQQTVYIEDRPLHMLYCAAEEDCLSKSAAKANWPYGHRRLLRFSSQIHNVGRADFRPKAGRHSWVWHACHGHYHSMDIFTHYDLLSANGTKVAEGHKASFCLEDTDCEEGVSKRYECANFGEQGITVGCWDLYRHDIDCQWLDITDVKPGNYILQVVINPNYEVSESDFTNNAMKCNCKYDGNRVWVHNCHIGDAFSEEAERKFEKYPGQLNNQIS from the exons ATGGAACAGTCTTATTGGTGTAGACACATTGTTGTCTTCTTACTCAGTGCTTGgatcccatcatgctttgcccAAACCACACCCCCAGTGCGCTCAAACCCCACACCAACGTCTCAGACAGAGGGACCAGAGAGTCTGAAGTTTCGTCTGTCTGGTTTTCCCAGGAAACACAATGAGGGTCGAATTGAGGTGTTTTATAAAGACGAGTGGGGGACAATCTGTGATGATGACTTCTCATTAGCCAATGCCCACGTCCTCTGTCGCCAGCTTGGGTTTGTCTCCGCTACAGGCTGGGCACACAGTGCCAAGTATGGCAAGGGCACAG gtaAGATTTGGCTTGACAATGTGCAATGCAGTGGAAGTGAAAGAAGTATATCAGTGTGTAAGTCTCGTGGGTGGGGCAACAGTGACTGTACACATGATGAAGATGCGGGAGTGATCTGTAAAGATGAGAGGCTGCCTGGATTCAAAGACTCTAATGTGATAGAG GTGCAAGTGGACGAGAATAGAGTGGAGGAGGTCCGTTTGCGTCCAGTCGTCACAGCTAAGCGTATGCCGATCACAGAGGGGGTAGTAGAAGTCAAGAATAAGGATGGGTGGGCTCAGATCTGCGACAGCGGCTGGACCCCCAAAAATTCACACGTGGTTTGTGGCATGATGGGATTCCCCCATGAGAGGAAGGTCAACAAAAACTTTTACAA GCATCTCAGAAAGAGATCTGCTGATCCAAAAGCTAAAGTAAAAGTAACAGCAGCCAG ACTGGAGCCCAATGCTAAGACTATCACTAAAACTAGCTCTAGATCTAAACCGGGTAAATCAGCTGCAGCTGAAAG GCTGTATGCTGAGCGGCAGAAGAATCACTTCCTGGTTCACTCGGTGGCATGTTTGGGTACAGAGGTGCATTTAGCTGCGTGTCCTCTGGACTTTAACTATGGCAATGCCACAAAGACGTGCCCTGGGGGTATGCCGGCTGTGGTCAGCTGCGTACCTGGTCCACTCTACACACAGAACAGCGCAATGAAGAAGAAACTCAAAGTTTCG TCTTCTGTACGTCTAAAGGGTGGAGTGAGACAGAGCGAGGGCCGTGTTGAAGTATTAAAGGGTAGTGAATGGGGGACGGTATGTGATGATCGCTGGAACCTGCAGTCTGCCAGCGTGGTGTGCAGAGAGCTGGGATTCGGCTCTGCCAAAGAAGCCCTGACAGGTGCGCGCATGGGACAAG GTTTGGGGCCCATCCACATGAATGAGGTCCAGTGCACTGGCCATGAGCGTTCACTTTGGAACTGCCGCTATAAAAACATCTCGGCTGAGGACTGCAAACACACAGAGGTTGCAGCGGTCCGCTGTAATGTCCCATATATGGGCTATGAGAAGACG GTGCGCATCTTAGGGGGGCGAACGCGCTATGAGGGCCGGGTGGAGGTGTTACATACTGAGACTAACGGAACCGAGCTCTGGGGCCTGATCTGTGGAGAAGGCTGGGGCACTGAAGAGGCCATGGTTGTGTGCAGGCAGCTGGGCCTCGGGTACGCCAACCATGGCCTACAA GTGCGTCTGTCAGGTGGGCGTTCGCAGTATGAAGGGCGAGTGGAGGTGCGGGTGGGGCAACATTGGGGCAGTGTATGCAGTGAGGGATGGACCACCAAAGAAGCCATGGTGGCATGCAGGCAGCTAGGGCTGGGTTTCAGCATGCATGCTATTACA GAAACGTGGTATTGGGACAGCAGTAATGTGACAGACATGGTCATGAGTGGAGTGAAATGCACTGGagatgagatgtctctcagcCAATGTCAACGCCACAAAACTGTTACCTGCCAGAAAATGGCCGCTCGGTTTGCAGCAGGAGTCATCTGCTCAGAGA CTGCATCTGATCTTGTGTTGAATGCACCTCTAGTGCAGCAGACAGTGTATATAGAGGACAGGCCGTTACACATGCTGTATTGTGCGGCAGAAGAGGACTGTCTATCCAAGAGCGCAGCCAAAGCTAACTGGCCTTACGGTCACCGTCGTCTACTCCGCTTCTCATCACAGATACATAATGTTGGCCGAGCTGACTTCAGACCCAAAGCTGGTCGTCACTCTTGGGTCTGGCACGCATGTCACGG GCATTATCATAGTATGGATATCTTTACACACTATGACCTGCTGTCTGCCAATGGCACTAAGGTAGCAGAAGGACACAAAGCCAGTTTCTGCCTGGAAGACACAGACTGTGAAGAGG GTGTTTCTAAGAGATATGAGTGTGCTAACTTTGGTGAGCAAGGCATCACAGTGGGATGCTGGGATTTGTATCGCCATGACATTGATTGCCAGTGGCTCGACATTACTGATGTTAAACCAGGAAATTATATCCTTCAG gTTGTGATCAATCCTAATTATGAGGTTTCTGAGAGTGACTTCACAAACAATGCCATGAAATGTAATTGCAAATATGATGGCAACAGAGTCTGGGTTCATAACTGCCATATTG GTGATGCTTTCAGTGAAGAGGCTGAGAGAAAGTTTGAGAAATACCCTGGACAACTCAACAACCAGATCTCATAA
- the pank2 gene encoding pantothenate kinase 2, mitochondrial isoform X1 yields MELNGFPCDGEGCVEEQEESTARRLPRSKKTETTCSIIATPSADSEAASGGASKGQRKAKSTPAMLRLDSLKKNRPPFPWFGLDIGGTLVKLIYFEPKDITAEEELEEVESLKSIRRYLTSHTAYGKTGIRDVHLELSDLTLWGRKGSLHFIRFPTHELPSFLQMGRDKHFSSLHTTLCATGGGAFKFEDDFRTMANLLLVKLDELDCLINGVLYVVSSGPSECYYFVNPTDPERCEQKAYNLESCPFPLLLVNIGSGVSILAVYSKDNYKRVTGTSLGGGTFLGLCCLLTGCSTFEEALAMASEGESTRVDKLVKDIYGGGYERFGLPGWAVASSFGNMMSKEKRDSVTKEDLARATLVTITNNIGSITRMCAHNENIERVVFVGNFLRVNTLSMKLLAYALDYWSKGQLKALFLRHEGYFGAVGALLELSNPS; encoded by the exons ATGGAGCTGAATGGCTTCCCCTGTGACGGTGAGGGATGTGTGGAGGAGCAAGAAGAATCGACAGCGCGCAGGCTCCCGCGATCAAAGAAGACTGAAACGACATGTAGCATAATTGCTACACCGAGTGCGGACAGCGAAGCGGCCAGTGGTGGTGCATCCAAAGGGCAGCGAAAAGCAAAATCGACTCCGGCGATGCTGAGGCTCGATTCGCTGAAGAAGAACAGGCCGC CTTTTCCATGGTTTGGCTTAGACATAGGTGGCACACTGGTGAAGCTGATCTACTTTGAGCCCAAAGACATTACAGCAGAGGAAGAACTGGAGGAGGTGGAGAGTCTGAAAAGCATCCGTCGCTACCTCACCTCGCACACTGCCTACGGTAAAACAGGAATTCGAGATGTCCACCTGGAGCTCTCAGATCTCACTCTTTGGGGTCGCAAGGGCAGCCTGCACTTCATACGCTTTCCCACGCACGAGCTGCCCTCCTTCCTGCAGATGGGCCGAGACAAGCACTTCTCCAGTCTGCATACCACTCTCTGTGCTACCGGAGGTGGTGCATTTAAGTTTGAGGATGACTTCCGTACG ATGGCCAATCTGCTGCTGGTGAAGCTGGATGAGCTGGACTGCCTGATAAATGGGGTTTTGTACGTGGTCTCAAGTGGTCCATCTGAATGTTACTACTTTGTGAACCCAACAGACCCAGAGCGCTGTGAGCAGAAAGCTTACAACCTGGAGAGCTGTCCCTTTCCTCTGCTGCTGGTCAACATTGGCTCAGGGGTCAGCATACTGGCTGTATACTCCAAAGACAACTACAAGCGGGTGACTGGAACCAG CCTTGGTGGTGGTACATTCCTTGGGCTTTGTTGCTTGTTGACTGGATGTTCCACCTTTGAGGAGGCACTTGCAATGGCGTCAGAGGGAGAGAGTACACGTGTAGATAAACTAGTCAAGGACATCTATGGTGGAGGCTATGAGAGATTTGGCCTGCCAGGATGGGCTGTAGCATCCAG TTTTGGGAACATGATGTCTAAGGAGAAGAGAGACTCCGTCACTAAAGAGGATCTGGCTAGAGCCACACTTGTCACCATcacaaacaacattggctcgATCACACGCATGTGTGCACACAATGAG AATATTGAACGAGTGGTGTTCGTTGGAAACTTTCTGCGAGTGAACACACTGTCTATGAAGTTGCTGGCTTATGCTTTGGACTACTGGAGCAAAGGACAACTCAAAGCTCTGTTCCTCAGGCATGAG GGATATTTTGGTGCGGTTGGAGCGCTTTTGGAATTGTCAAACCCATCCTGA
- the pank2 gene encoding pantothenate kinase 2, mitochondrial isoform X2: protein MALAFPWFGLDIGGTLVKLIYFEPKDITAEEELEEVESLKSIRRYLTSHTAYGKTGIRDVHLELSDLTLWGRKGSLHFIRFPTHELPSFLQMGRDKHFSSLHTTLCATGGGAFKFEDDFRTMANLLLVKLDELDCLINGVLYVVSSGPSECYYFVNPTDPERCEQKAYNLESCPFPLLLVNIGSGVSILAVYSKDNYKRVTGTSLGGGTFLGLCCLLTGCSTFEEALAMASEGESTRVDKLVKDIYGGGYERFGLPGWAVASSFGNMMSKEKRDSVTKEDLARATLVTITNNIGSITRMCAHNENIERVVFVGNFLRVNTLSMKLLAYALDYWSKGQLKALFLRHEGYFGAVGALLELSNPS, encoded by the exons ATGGCGCTAG CTTTTCCATGGTTTGGCTTAGACATAGGTGGCACACTGGTGAAGCTGATCTACTTTGAGCCCAAAGACATTACAGCAGAGGAAGAACTGGAGGAGGTGGAGAGTCTGAAAAGCATCCGTCGCTACCTCACCTCGCACACTGCCTACGGTAAAACAGGAATTCGAGATGTCCACCTGGAGCTCTCAGATCTCACTCTTTGGGGTCGCAAGGGCAGCCTGCACTTCATACGCTTTCCCACGCACGAGCTGCCCTCCTTCCTGCAGATGGGCCGAGACAAGCACTTCTCCAGTCTGCATACCACTCTCTGTGCTACCGGAGGTGGTGCATTTAAGTTTGAGGATGACTTCCGTACG ATGGCCAATCTGCTGCTGGTGAAGCTGGATGAGCTGGACTGCCTGATAAATGGGGTTTTGTACGTGGTCTCAAGTGGTCCATCTGAATGTTACTACTTTGTGAACCCAACAGACCCAGAGCGCTGTGAGCAGAAAGCTTACAACCTGGAGAGCTGTCCCTTTCCTCTGCTGCTGGTCAACATTGGCTCAGGGGTCAGCATACTGGCTGTATACTCCAAAGACAACTACAAGCGGGTGACTGGAACCAG CCTTGGTGGTGGTACATTCCTTGGGCTTTGTTGCTTGTTGACTGGATGTTCCACCTTTGAGGAGGCACTTGCAATGGCGTCAGAGGGAGAGAGTACACGTGTAGATAAACTAGTCAAGGACATCTATGGTGGAGGCTATGAGAGATTTGGCCTGCCAGGATGGGCTGTAGCATCCAG TTTTGGGAACATGATGTCTAAGGAGAAGAGAGACTCCGTCACTAAAGAGGATCTGGCTAGAGCCACACTTGTCACCATcacaaacaacattggctcgATCACACGCATGTGTGCACACAATGAG AATATTGAACGAGTGGTGTTCGTTGGAAACTTTCTGCGAGTGAACACACTGTCTATGAAGTTGCTGGCTTATGCTTTGGACTACTGGAGCAAAGGACAACTCAAAGCTCTGTTCCTCAGGCATGAG GGATATTTTGGTGCGGTTGGAGCGCTTTTGGAATTGTCAAACCCATCCTGA